One genomic region from Equus asinus isolate D_3611 breed Donkey chromosome 8, EquAss-T2T_v2, whole genome shotgun sequence encodes:
- the PBX2 gene encoding pre-B-cell leukemia transcription factor 2, producing MDERLLGPPPPGGGRGGLGLVGGEPGGPGEPPGGGDPGGGSGGVPGGRGKQDIGDILQQIMTITDQSLDEAQAKKHALNCHRMKPALFSVLCEIKEKTGLSIRSSQEEEPVDPQLMRLDNMLLAEGVAGPEKGGGSAAAAAAAAASGGGVSPDNSIEHSDYRSKLAQIRHIYHSELEKYEQACNEFTTHVMNLLREQSRTRPVAPKEMERMVSIIHRKFSAIQMQLKQSTCEAVMILRSRFLDARRKRRNFSKQATEVLNEYFYSHLSNPYPSEEAKEELAKKCGITVSQVSNWFGNKRIRYKKNIGKFQEEANIYAVKTAVSVTQGGHSRTSSPTPPSSAGSGGSFNLSGSGDMFLGMPGLNGDSYSASQVESLRHSMGPGGYGDNLGGGQMYSPREMRANGGWQEAVTPSSVTSPTEGPGSVHSDTSN from the exons ATGGACGAGCGGCTACTGGGGCCGCCCCCTCcaggcgggggccgggggggccTGGGCTTGGTGGGTGGGGAACCTGGGGGGCCTGGCGAGCCTCCCGGTGGCGGAGACCCCGGTGGGGGTAGCGGGGGGGTCCCGGGAGGCCGAGGGAAGCAAGACATCGGGGACATTCTGCAGCAGATAATGACCATCACCGACCAGAGCCTGGACGAGGCCCAGGCCAA GAAACATGCCCTAAACTGCCACCGAATGAAGCCTGCTCTCTTTAGCGTCCTGTGTGAAATCAAGGAGAAAACCG GCCTCAGCATTCGAAGCTCCCAAGAGGAAGAGCCGGTGGACCCACAGCTGATGCGCTTGGACAACATGCTTCTGGCAGAGGGTGTGGCTGGGCCTGAGAAAGGGGGgggctcagcagcagcagctgcagccgcTGCAGCCTCCGGGGGCGGTGTGTCCCCTGACAACTCCATCGAACACTCAGACTATCGCAGCAAACTTGCCCAGATCCGCCACATCTACCACTCAGAGCTGGAGAAGTATGAGCAG GCATGTAATGAGTTCACGACCCACGTCATGAACCTGCTGAGGGAGCAGAGCCGCACGCGGCCTGTGGCACCCAAGGAGATGGAACGCATGGTGAGCATCATCCATCGAAAGTTCAGCGCCATCCAGATGCAGCTCAAGCAGAGCACTTGCGAGGCGGTCATGATCCTGCGTTCCCGCTTCCTGGATGCCAG aCGAAAACGACGTAACTTCAGCAAACAAGCCACTGAGGTCCTAAATGAGTATTTCTATTCTCACCTGAGTAACCCATATCCTAGTGAGGAGGCTAAGGAGGAGCTTGCCAAGAAGTGCGGAATCACCGTCTCTCAG GTCTCCAACTGGTTTGGCAACAAGCGGATTCGCtataagaaaaatattggaaagtTCCAAGAGGAGGCAAACATCTATGCCGTCAAAACTGCCGTGTCAGTCACCCAGGGGGGCCACAGCCGCACCAGCTCCCCAACACCCCCTTCCTCCGCAG GCTCTGGCGGCTCTTTCAATCTCTCAGGATCTGGAGACATGTTTCTGGGGATGCCCGGGCTCAATGGAGATTCCTACTCTGCTTCCCAG GTGGAATCACTCCGACACTCAATGGGGCCAGGGGGCTACGGGGATAACCTCGGGGGAGGCCAGATGTACAGCCCTCGGGAAATGAGG gCAAACGGCGGCTGGCAGGAGGCTGTGACCCCATCCTCAGTGACATCCCCGACAGAGGGACCAGGGAGCGTTCACTCTGACACTTCCAACTGA